GATTTATGCTAACGTCATCGGCAGCGATTTGGGGCCGAAAATTACCCCGATAGGCAGTCTGGCGACCTTATTGTGGTTGCATGTTCTGTCGCAAAAAAATATGACCATTACCTGGGGCTATTACTTCCGGGTGGGCATTGTCATGACAATACCGGTGCTGTTGGTCACGCTGGCAGCGTTAGCGCTACGGTTATCAGTACCTCTGTAGCAACTGTTAACAAACAAGGCTTAATAACAATCTCAGCAGGCAACGGTTGCTGGGATTTTAACGAGAGATCATCCAGATGAGCAATGTAACTATTTATCATAATCCAGCCTGTGGTACATCGCGTAACACGCTGGAGTTAATCCGCAACAGTGGCACAGAACCCACGGTGATCCAGTATCTGGAAACACCACCAAGTCGCGAGGTATTAGTCAAACTGATCGCGGATATGGGGATCACGGTGCGGGCGTTGTTACGTAAAAATGTCGAGCCTTATGAGCAATTAGGGTTGGCTGAAGGGACTTTCAGCGATGACCAACTAATTGATTTTATGTTGCAGCATCCTATCCTGATCAACCGCCCGATAGTTGTCACTTCGCTAGGTACCAGATTGTGTCGACCTTCTGAGGTGGTGTTAGAGATTTTGCCCGATGCGCAACGAGGCTCGTTCAACAAGGAAGATGGCGAACCCGTGATAGATGAACAGGGCAAACGCATAGAAAAATAACCAGATAACGCCAGAAGGGAGCACTGAGTGCTCCTTTTTGTGTATGGCACTTAGGATAATAAATAACCCACCGAGGATAGCCAATGAGGGAAGTGCATGTTCGTGAAATGGCTGAAAACGATTGGTTTGCAGTCAGTACTATTTATCAAGATGGAATTCATACCGGTCATGCTACCTTTCAAACCGAATCGCCGAGCTGGCATGATTGGAACGACAGCCATATGGATCAGTGCCGCTATGTCGCGCTCATAGACGGTAAAATTGAAGGTTGGATTGCATTATCTGCTTTTTCTAAACGTCACGCTTATCGCGGTGTCGCTGAAGTGAGCATTTACGTGAATCCACAGATCAGTGGTCAGGGCATTGGTTATAGATTGATGTCCCATGTGATTAATGCGTCTGAAGCGGTGGGTATCTGGACACTGATTGCAGGTATTTTCCCTGAAAATACAGGCAGTATCAGGCTGCATGAAAAGTCGGGCTTTCGCGTGATAGGCATCAGGGAAAAAGTCGGCGAGATGAGAGGTGTGTGGCGGGATGTTATGTTGATGGAAAGAAGAAGCAAGGTAGTGAATTATTAAAGGTAAAGAAAAGCATCGACGATTAACCCGTTCGATGCTTTAAATTCCACTTGGCTATCTGTTATTACATCAATTATATAAGGTTGAAATGTTCAGTATTTGCTATTCAAATGGGCAGCCTATATTCAATGACTCCGGGCTTCTCGGCAATCCAATTATACAATTTCTGAGCCGTCAAATTACTCT
The sequence above is drawn from the Yersinia intermedia genome and encodes:
- the arsC gene encoding glutaredoxin-dependent arsenate reductase — protein: MSNVTIYHNPACGTSRNTLELIRNSGTEPTVIQYLETPPSREVLVKLIADMGITVRALLRKNVEPYEQLGLAEGTFSDDQLIDFMLQHPILINRPIVVTSLGTRLCRPSEVVLEILPDAQRGSFNKEDGEPVIDEQGKRIEK
- a CDS encoding GNAT family N-acetyltransferase, with product MREVHVREMAENDWFAVSTIYQDGIHTGHATFQTESPSWHDWNDSHMDQCRYVALIDGKIEGWIALSAFSKRHAYRGVAEVSIYVNPQISGQGIGYRLMSHVINASEAVGIWTLIAGIFPENTGSIRLHEKSGFRVIGIREKVGEMRGVWRDVMLMERRSKVVNY